The window AATTGAGACACTGAGAAGACTTCAAAAACTCTATCCCGATATCTCGATAATAATGGTAACTGCATCGAAAGAATTCGAATACGCAAGGTTGGCACTTAAGGAAGGGGCATATGATTATATTGTCAAGCCTTTTGATAATAGTAGTGTAAAGTCGGTAATAAATCGTGCGGTTGAGAGATCGAGGTTGATTAACGATATCAAGGATTATCAGGAAAATCTTGAGAGAA of the Thermodesulfobacteriota bacterium genome contains:
- a CDS encoding response regulator; the protein is MYRINHTNEKNKNREKILIVDDEKILADLLKEIAEEEGFASESVTNGIECLEKFRDGDFYDIVLLDIHMPKISGIETLRRLQKLYPDISIIMVTASKEFEYARLALKEGAYDYIVKPFDNSSVKSVINRAVERSRLINDIKDYQENLER